In one window of uncultured Acetobacteroides sp. DNA:
- a CDS encoding adenylyltransferase/cytidyltransferase family protein produces MKNKRFIVYTSGTFDMFHSNHLKMIKYARGLADILIVGVSTDELVCTYKNTPIIPFEERLSIVEALKYPDLVIPQNTLDHTELVKNLNIDAFVVGDDWKGKYDYLRDIGILVYYFPYGNGISSTSLKESIYKKYEELKYKADKHDNPKVVF; encoded by the coding sequence ATGAAAAATAAAAGATTCATTGTATATACCTCAGGTACATTTGATATGTTTCATTCTAATCATTTAAAAATGATTAAGTACGCAAGAGGTTTAGCAGACATTTTAATTGTTGGTGTAAGCACTGATGAACTAGTGTGTACTTATAAAAATACACCTATAATTCCATTTGAAGAGAGGCTTTCAATTGTAGAAGCACTTAAATATCCAGATTTAGTTATTCCTCAAAATACATTAGACCATACAGAATTAGTAAAAAACTTAAATATTGATGCGTTTGTAGTTGGAGATGATTGGAAAGGTAAATACGACTACCTTAGGGATATAGGTATTTTAGTGTATTATTTCCCATATGGTAATGGAATTTCTTCAACTTCTTTAAAAGAAAGTATATATAAAAAATATGAGGAATTAAAATATAAAGCAGATAAACACGATAACCCTAAAGTAGTCTTTTAG
- a CDS encoding glycosyltransferase, producing MNKRKIIVFHPALAPYRIDFFNDLYKEFDAEIFFLKNNLHSQKFDSNKLLCQLNFKPKYITTGFELKHKNRIIRFGYLYKIIKFKPKIILCWEFNPITIIILLFAKLFLCNTKVYTMCDDSLDVAINCSTFRSLARTICIKYLDGIIFGNDAAKNWYITNYNNIRAVVFPIIQKEERIFEIIKNTDYTSNVYINKFDLKDKDVLLFVGRLVDVKNLNFLIEVFSDYVLLNKNARLILVGDGDKKNELKNLVLNLNIQDYVLFTGRYENEELYAWYKIADYFILPSTSETFGAVVNEALIAGLPVLCSNLAGASCLITSDNGICFDPFNKKDLLNIFKYNIKKRNKLTVNNSKMPYSYHEKITELICFLKE from the coding sequence ATGAATAAAAGAAAGATTATTGTATTCCACCCTGCTTTAGCACCTTATAGAATTGATTTTTTTAATGATTTATATAAAGAATTTGATGCTGAAATATTTTTTTTAAAAAACAACTTACATTCTCAAAAATTTGATTCCAATAAATTATTATGCCAACTAAATTTTAAACCAAAATATATTACAACTGGCTTTGAATTAAAACACAAAAACCGAATAATTAGATTTGGTTATCTATACAAAATAATTAAATTCAAACCAAAAATAATTCTATGTTGGGAATTCAATCCTATAACAATTATAATCTTATTATTTGCTAAATTATTTTTGTGTAATACAAAAGTATACACAATGTGTGATGATAGCCTTGATGTTGCAATTAATTGTTCCACATTTCGATCGTTAGCACGTACCATTTGCATTAAATATTTAGATGGAATAATATTTGGTAATGACGCTGCAAAAAATTGGTATATTACAAATTACAACAATATACGCGCTGTTGTTTTCCCAATTATACAAAAAGAAGAACGTATTTTTGAAATTATAAAAAACACAGATTATACTTCTAATGTATACATAAACAAATTTGATTTAAAAGACAAAGATGTATTGTTATTCGTAGGACGTTTGGTTGATGTTAAAAATTTGAATTTTCTAATTGAAGTATTTTCAGATTATGTTTTATTGAACAAAAATGCTAGACTAATATTAGTAGGCGATGGTGATAAAAAAAATGAACTTAAAAATTTAGTGCTAAATTTAAATATACAAGATTATGTTTTATTTACTGGCCGATATGAAAATGAAGAACTATATGCATGGTACAAAATCGCTGATTATTTCATACTACCAAGTACATCTGAAACATTTGGAGCAGTTGTAAATGAAGCATTAATAGCAGGTTTACCTGTACTATGTTCAAATTTAGCTGGTGCATCATGCTTAATAACATCAGATAATGGAATTTGTTTTGATCCATTCAACAAAAAAGATTTATTGAATATATTTAAATACAATATAAAAAAAAGAAATAAATTAACCGTAAACAACAGCAAAATGCCATATAGTTATCATGAAAAAATTACAGAGTTAATCTGCTTTTTAAAAGAATAA
- a CDS encoding glycosyltransferase: MKILYISNNYLNGNSGGNYATRAFVNAFAEIADEILLLYPDKGQDIKKYVNNKIKYKGVSNNKNNIEKLFDIYIGKINRYTNVVITEIKKFDPDIVVFDGSRNSAGLIKKINKKIITIHHNYEIEYYKDTPPSILWRIPFMYYIKKAEKNAVQLSDVNLTLTNQDIKLLKMHYDHNNTVKFKKVGCFECEKKNIVPNFLEKEQDNNSLVFAITGSLCDIQTVNPIIQFIYNYYPIILKKHPNSKLIISGKNPSNKIIKSCSKFPDSIILIPNPDNMQEVIHQADIYICPINLGGGLKLRIMDGLKAGLPVLSHVVSSRGYDDFQNVGYLFVYENKKTFTEMLEQLLLEREKGKLDKMKIKNHYSTLFSFESGVKRLRHILSNDL; this comes from the coding sequence ATGAAAATCCTATATATTTCGAACAATTATCTAAACGGCAATAGTGGAGGTAATTATGCAACTAGAGCTTTTGTCAATGCATTTGCAGAAATTGCAGATGAAATTCTATTACTTTATCCTGATAAAGGGCAAGATATAAAAAAATATGTGAATAATAAAATTAAATATAAAGGCGTTTCAAACAACAAAAATAATATAGAAAAATTATTTGATATATATATTGGCAAAATAAATAGATATACAAATGTAGTTATCACGGAAATTAAAAAATTTGATCCTGATATTGTTGTTTTTGATGGTAGCCGTAATTCTGCTGGACTGATAAAAAAAATCAATAAAAAAATAATAACAATTCATCACAACTATGAAATTGAGTATTACAAAGACACTCCTCCATCGATTTTATGGAGAATTCCATTTATGTATTATATAAAAAAAGCAGAAAAAAATGCAGTTCAATTAAGTGATGTAAATTTAACGCTTACCAATCAAGATATTAAACTATTAAAAATGCATTATGATCATAATAATACAGTTAAATTTAAAAAAGTTGGTTGTTTTGAATGTGAAAAAAAGAATATCGTTCCAAATTTCCTAGAAAAGGAACAAGACAATAATTCTCTAGTTTTTGCAATAACAGGATCGCTTTGTGATATTCAAACAGTAAATCCAATTATTCAATTTATATACAACTACTATCCTATAATATTAAAAAAACACCCAAATAGTAAACTTATAATTTCAGGAAAAAATCCTTCAAATAAAATAATTAAATCTTGTTCTAAATTTCCTGATTCAATTATTCTAATTCCAAACCCAGATAACATGCAAGAAGTAATTCACCAAGCCGATATATACATATGTCCTATTAATCTTGGTGGAGGATTAAAATTACGTATAATGGATGGTTTAAAAGCAGGTCTGCCTGTATTATCTCACGTTGTTTCTTCAAGAGGTTATGATGATTTTCAAAATGTTGGATATTTATTCGTCTATGAAAATAAAAAAACTTTTACTGAAATGCTAGAACAACTCTTATTAGAAAGAGAAAAAGGTAAATTAGATAAAATGAAAATAAAAAATCATTATTCAACACTATTCTCTTTTGAATCAGGAGTAAAAAGATTAAGACACATCTTGTCAAATGATTTATAA
- a CDS encoding SDR family oxidoreductase, which yields MKYALITGGTKGIGKAIGKSLLKKGYSVILNYSTDDNTARQVLNDLSLKYPERISIIKTDLSSIDNVNNFCIKVTSITSKLDVLILNTGITDRSNFLEIKEEQWEKVINTNVSIPFFLIQRLYRIIPTNGSIIFTGSLMGIYPHSFSISYGVTKAAVHALVKNLVKFLSPYQIRVNAVAPGFIDTEWQQEKSHELRNKIEHKISLKRFGQPIEVANACLFLIQNNYVNGEILVVDGGYNFV from the coding sequence ATGAAATATGCACTAATAACAGGTGGCACTAAAGGTATTGGAAAAGCAATCGGTAAAAGCCTGTTAAAAAAAGGTTATTCAGTAATACTTAATTATTCAACGGATGATAACACTGCCCGACAAGTTTTAAACGATCTTTCTCTGAAATATCCTGAACGTATTAGTATTATAAAAACTGATCTAAGTTCTATCGATAACGTTAATAACTTTTGTATCAAAGTAACAAGTATTACTTCTAAACTTGATGTTTTAATCTTAAATACAGGTATTACAGATCGTTCTAATTTTTTAGAAATTAAAGAAGAACAATGGGAAAAAGTAATTAATACAAATGTTTCCATTCCATTCTTTTTAATCCAAAGACTTTACAGAATAATACCAACAAATGGTTCAATAATTTTTACTGGTTCCTTAATGGGAATTTATCCTCACTCATTTTCCATATCCTACGGAGTAACAAAAGCTGCTGTTCATGCTCTTGTGAAAAATCTAGTTAAATTTCTAAGCCCGTATCAGATAAGAGTTAATGCTGTTGCTCCTGGTTTTATAGATACTGAATGGCAACAAGAAAAATCACATGAATTAAGGAATAAAATTGAACATAAGATTAGTTTAAAAAGATTTGGTCAACCAATAGAAGTTGCAAATGCTTGCCTATTCTTAATCCAGAATAATTATGTAAATGGGGAGATACTAGTTGTTGATGGTGGTTATAATTTTGTTTAA